A region of Paenibacillus thiaminolyticus DNA encodes the following proteins:
- a CDS encoding ATPase, with translation MRRLAIGLALIIPVAGYVGDVHGWAAGEEARSQSADAVKEHIPGSPQHAAEIHQR, from the coding sequence ATGAGACGCCTTGCCATCGGCCTCGCGCTGATCATCCCGGTCGCCGGATATGTTGGAGACGTCCATGGATGGGCGGCGGGGGAAGAAGCGCGTTCGCAGTCGGCCGATGCCGTTAAGGAACATATTCCCGGCTCGCCGCAGCATGCGGCGGAGATTCACCAGCGATGA
- a CDS encoding DNA-directed RNA polymerase: MNTQLVHNWLNHLGGYRASRAINERRLTYRMSFIQDAKRSGTRREQERIRHAISRAKEQEMIFQEACARLPVPYREVLNKRYLQDTRGIELDVISDAVDALALVLQGMEQAGAIQYRIVEGYVIMHRVHQRTA; the protein is encoded by the coding sequence ATGAATACACAACTCGTGCACAATTGGTTGAACCATTTGGGCGGATACCGGGCAAGCCGCGCGATCAACGAACGCCGCTTGACCTACCGGATGTCCTTCATCCAGGACGCCAAGCGTTCAGGCACGCGCCGGGAGCAAGAACGCATTCGTCATGCGATCTCCCGTGCGAAGGAGCAAGAAATGATTTTCCAGGAAGCCTGCGCTCGACTCCCTGTTCCATACCGGGAAGTATTGAACAAACGGTACTTGCAGGATACGCGCGGCATCGAGCTGGATGTCATCTCGGATGCGGTTGACGCTTTGGCCCTCGTCTTGCAGGGGATGGAGCAAGCGGGTGCGATACAATACCGTATCGTCGAAGGCTACGTCATTATGCATCGTGTTCATCAACGAACGGCGTAA